TTGTTTAACAGTTGTTCTTGTTGGATCAAGTGCAGAACATTTCTGCGGCTTTAATTTCCCATTTGAGAACAATGGCTGATGGTCACGAAACTGATAAGAATATTGAGATATGGAAAATCAAGAAACTCATCAAGGCACTGGAAGCAGCTCGAGGCAATGGAACCAGCATGATTTCTCTTATCATGCCTCCTCGCGATCAAGTCTCTCGTGTCACCAAGATGCTTGGAGATGAATTCGGAACTGCATCTAACATCAAAAGCAGAGTCAACCGCCAATCTGTTCTTGGTGCAATTACATCAGCTCAGCAGAGGCTGAAATTGTACAACAAGGTTCCTCCGAATGGTCTCGTTCTCTACACCGGAACCATTGTTACTGATGACGGGAAGGAAAAGAAGGTAACAATTGACTTTGAGCCATTCAGGCCAATAAATGCATCTCTTTATCTATGCGACAACAAATTCCACACCGAGGCGCTGAATGAACTTTTGGAATCTGATGATAAGTTTGGTTTTATTATTATGGATGGTAATGGGACTCTCTTTGGAACACTGAGTGGTAATACTAGGGAGATTCTTCACAAATTTACTGTGGACCTCCCTAAGAAGCATGGAAGAGGAGGACAATCTGCACTGCGTTTTGCTCGTCTCCGCATGGAGAAGCGCCATAACTATGTTCGGAAAACAGCAGAGCTTGCCACCCAATTTTACATCAATCCTCAGACGAGCCAACCCAATGTTTCTGGACTCATTCTGGCTGGTTCTGCCGACTTCAAAACCGAGCTCAGTCAGTCTGATATGTTCGACCCTCGTCTACAGGCGAAAATTCTGAATGTGGTGGATGTTTCTTATGGAGGGGAAAATGGTTTCAATCAGGCAATTGAGCTGTCTGCTGAGATCCTTTCCAATGTGAAGTTTATACAAGAGAAGCGTTTAATTGGCAAGTACTTTGAGGAGATTAGTCAGGATACTGGAAAGTATGTTTTTGGTGTTGAAGACACATTGAAAGTTCTTGAAATGGGTGCTGTTGAGACACTTATTGTTTGGGAAAATCTGGACATGACCAGAAACACGCTGAAGAACACTGTAAGCGGTGAAGTTCTCATTAAACACTTCGACAAGGAGCAGGAGTCTGTGCAAAGTAACTTCCGCGATCCAGCTACAAATGCTGAACTAGAGGTTCAGGAAAAGATGTCGCTGCTTGAATGGTTTGCCAATGAGTATAGACGTTTCGGTTGCACTCTTGAATTTGTCACCAACAAATCACAAGAAGGGTCGCAATTCTGCCGTGGTTTTGGAGGAATAGGAGGGATCCTGCGCTATCAGTTGGATGTTCGAGCTTTTGATGAACT
This sequence is a window from Salvia splendens isolate huo1 chromosome 5, SspV2, whole genome shotgun sequence. Protein-coding genes within it:
- the LOC121801809 gene encoding eukaryotic peptide chain release factor subunit 1-3-like is translated as MADGHETDKNIEIWKIKKLIKALEAARGNGTSMISLIMPPRDQVSRVTKMLGDEFGTASNIKSRVNRQSVLGAITSAQQRLKLYNKVPPNGLVLYTGTIVTDDGKEKKVTIDFEPFRPINASLYLCDNKFHTEALNELLESDDKFGFIIMDGNGTLFGTLSGNTREILHKFTVDLPKKHGRGGQSALRFARLRMEKRHNYVRKTAELATQFYINPQTSQPNVSGLILAGSADFKTELSQSDMFDPRLQAKILNVVDVSYGGENGFNQAIELSAEILSNVKFIQEKRLIGKYFEEISQDTGKYVFGVEDTLKVLEMGAVETLIVWENLDMTRNTLKNTVSGEVLIKHFDKEQESVQSNFRDPATNAELEVQEKMSLLEWFANEYRRFGCTLEFVTNKSQEGSQFCRGFGGIGGILRYQLDVRAFDELSDDGEAYEDSE